A region of the Corvus moneduloides isolate bCorMon1 chromosome 26, bCorMon1.pri, whole genome shotgun sequence genome:
GCCCACTCCTTCCACAACACCCCAAAACTTCTCAGGGTGCAGGGAGAGATCCAGAGCTGCAGAATGGGCTGCTCCAGGGCCTGTGTCCTGGTGAGGggcctcacacacacacagacacagcccaCCAGGTCTGTgcagcccccaaacccccgGGGGCACAGAGCCCTTGTGGCACAACACACGTTACAAATGTGTACAAACACCTGGGTGTCGGTGTGTGGGTACatccatgtgtgtgtgtgtgtgtgtgtacagacACACAGATACATCTGTGCTCATGTAATACAGGTATGTATACACACACTTGTTTATGCACGTATATACCTGTGTgtttatatagatatatacatatatatctatatttatatgcGTAGATACGTATGTATGTATATGCATTATGTATAAATGCGTACAGATTTAGATATATGTGTacaaatatacatatatatacataatcccagaatcatttaggttagaaaagacctccaaaaatgcatatatgtatggatacatatatatagaaaGAGATATGTCATGGTATTCCTTATGCATCCATCTCACTGCACACACCCTTCATCACTCCATGACATACAATTACCCCATGCAGTCGTCATCTGTATAAACACACACGTGCACACGTGTGTCCATGCCTGTAGCTGTATATCTGTGCCCACGTGTACCTGTTTACATAGATGCATAAGCCATGTTATCTATTAGAAATGCATACATTATATATTATCTGTATTTTGTGCTGTATAGAATGTTATATATTATACTGTATTATTTATCcatttatatattcatatatatacacaccatTGCAGTGTATTATACTGCATAGTTGctgtctattaaataaatataataataataatagtgtCATATAATTATAGTATCATATAATAGCAGTGCCCACCTAAATAAGTACCTGCACTAGTGTATGTGTGTAGGTATCACTGGGGCTCTAACTGTGCATGTGGATGTGGGGGTGCCAGGGGCGGGTGCCTGTGAGTGTTCAGCTGCTCGCAGAGCTGGCCTGGTCTGTACAAACGTGCAGCCAAGGCACCGTGCCCTGGTAGCTGCACCTGGGTTTGTGTTCACGTATGTCCATAGACAGGCAGACCTGTGTGCATGTGTAGCTAGGAATGTATATGGACACGTGTGTCCCTACGTATGTGTGCATATGGATACGACTCTGTCaagctgtgtgtctgtgtggtgtgtgtgtctgtgtgtctgggAGCACACACAGCTGCCCGAGGGCCCCCCCAGGGGTGGGTGGATGTGTGTGGAGCCGCCCTGGGGTGTGGCAGCCCCGGCAGCGCCTTTAAAAGCGGGACTGAGCTGGGGTGATGTTGGAGAGAGACACCCGCTGAGACACCCACCAGGACACCCACCGGGACACCCTGCTGAGCCCCAGAACCCACACGTGAGTCTCACAGGGCTCTGGCACTGTCCAGAGGTGACTTGGGAACCAGCTGGGAGACAGAGATGGAGAAAACTTGAGGAACAGATGGGAGGGACAGAGCAACTTGGAGACCCactgggagggacagaggggatcTGGGGCCTCGCCATGCTCTGGGGATGAGAACCCTGCTCCCCAGCTGTTGGAGTTCAAGGAGGATCTGGATGATGCTCTTAGCCACGTGCTTTAGTTTTCAGTATCCTTGCAAGGAGCGAGGAGTGGGACGCGATCCTTACGGATCCCTCTGCCTTGACTCCGATTCCAGGGGAATTGGGGACCAGCCaggagagagggatggagaagacTTGGGGAGGAGATGGAAGGAATGGAGGAGACTTGGGGACCCaaagggagggacagaggggactgTGAACTGGCCATGGCCTGAGGCTGAGTGCCCAGGCCACCCTCAGCGCAGGCTGAGCATGTCCCCGTtcgggggctgcagctcccccgCTTCCCCAGCCCTGTTCAGTCTCTCCCCAGCCATGAAGGTGATGCTGTGCCTCGGCCTCCTCCTCGCCCTCGCAGTGACCACCTGCCAGTGCCGGCCAGCGGCAGCGGCGCCAGGCACCAGGGGggacccccagcagccccccccCAGCCTGGTCCGGCGGGACTGGCCCCAGTAcctgtcccaggagcagcagcacctcttgTCCCAGTTCCTGCCCCACATCCTCACAGGTACTGGgagctcagggtgggcagccctcggggggcacagcccggccccTGTGCCAGCTCTAACTGCTGCCTTTAccctggcagagctgaacaACAACAAGGCCTTTGTGCATGAGGACAAGGGGATTGAGGCTTTGCACGACCACTACTACCCCGACTGGATGGACTTTGGCCGCCGCAGTGCTGAGGACGAGGCCGGTGCTGCGTAGCCGCTGGGCTGGCCTGGCCCCACAGAGCACCCGCACACTCAGTGCATGTCCTTTACCACAATAAAACTCTGGCACTATGGCCTCTGCACTccgggctgtgctggggagagcctgggagggtgggcagcagggatttgcccccagccccacagggatgCACAGGGCAGAGACcgagctgctcacagcagcaaacacagaacGTGGCAGGAGACGCAGCACACACGAGCTGCTCTGtaaattcacatttattttccaggggatggggcacagcttggagggagggacacagctggggggAGCAACAGCTGCGCCCCCAGAAACATCCCAAGCTGTGGGTACTGCTACTATTGCTACTCAGTGGGCAGGAAAGAGTTAAAACACCATTCCCCTAAAAAGCCAGTCCAGTCCAGGTGCTGGCCAGGGGCCCAGCCAGGGTGCAGGGGTCTTGCCCTGGCCCCAGCGGGTTGCCCCAGGACCCACCCAAGCCCAGACTGAGCGTTGCCCTTCGCTGCAGCATCTGGACAGCCCCAAAGGGCCAAGCTGCCCCTCGCTCCACAGCCAGGCTCAGCAGAAGCAGGAACAGTTTTTATTGCCAGAAACTGGCTCCTGTGAAGGGTCCATACTCCCCAGCAGGGACGGGGTCAGGCAGCACCCCCTGTACCCCCCATCCATGGGGAGCAGTGCCGGGTTCTGTCCTTGCAGCCAGAGCAAAGCTCCCCATGCTGGTGCCAGGAGTGCTGACAGATTtggggcagcaccagcagctgaagCTTGTCCTGTCTCCATTCCCCCATGGATGGGTGAGGAAGAGGATGTGTCTCACCCTGAGCCTGGGGGtctcttctccagcagcttcacTTCCGGCTGCCCTGGGCCCCTCTGAGCCCTGGCCGGGTGTAGGACGTCTCCCCTCTGGCCACCACCTTGTCCAGCCCCAGGCGCTGCAACTTCTCCACCAGGTTCCAGCTGAAGATGCTGCTCCTGGGTGCGGGTCCATCCTGACccctgggcacaggggagggatggggctCAGAATTCTGAGGGTCCTGGGAGTGGAGTGAGGGGGCCAACCATGATCCAGTCCTGGGTGCCAAGTGGGAATCTCGCCCCAGCAAGAGCCTGAAGAGTCCCATGGGGGTGCTCGGGGGTCCAGGGCCAAGCGCCAGTGTGGGGGGAGTCTGTTCTGGTGAGGGGCTGCCGAGGCTCAGCCCCTCAAAGGGCCCACAAGAAGGCACGACGGCATGATACAGactggaggagaagagagagcagaagtggggATCAGTTGGGGGaccctgtcctgggggatgTTGCTGAAGAGGCCAGGCGTGGCTGCGGGCAGAGCAGGACCCGCTTTTCCTCCTTCACCTAACGAGCCGTGGGCTACAGGAGCCTCCCACGCTGCAAACTGCTCAAGCAAAGCTCACAGGGgagtgctgggggctgctcctcagcagccaggagagatTGGGACACAGCCACTGCTCCACAAGCATTTCCAGACACCAGGGTTTTGTCTAACAGTGAACTCCAGCTCATGCCAACCCCCAGCGAGCCTTGGGGGGGCTCATTAGGGCTAATCACCGGTGCTCATTAATGAACGGACAGCCCAGCAACCGGCTGGGAaaagctcctggctgctgcccaaGTGTGGAGGAAGGAAAGCTGTGTCTGTTCCCCAGAGTGCCAGGAGCACTCGCTGCTCCGTGCCCGGGGTGCTGCCCCTCCGGGCGAGCCCACCCGAGGAAGGCTCTCCATCCATCAGGgtgctgcagtgcagaggaGGGGGGCTGATCCCAGCCCCGGGCACACAGACACCCCAGCAGCCAGATTTGGGGATGTTTCTTAATGCTGGCATCTCTCAGAGCATCAGGGGCTGCAGGCGGCCCCCGGCCTGCCACTTCCTCACGCTGCAGGGAGCCGGGCACGGGGGCGAGGAGGAGAGAGCTCGGGGCGCACAGCGGGGCGGGGGCTGGTGCAGGCAGCGCAGGCGGCGGGGACCACGCGCCTTACCTGGGTGTCACCGTGGTGAGCGCAGTGGTGGGGTGGAGGATGTGGCAGGTGGTGATGGTGAAGGTAGACGGGGTCTGGGGGAGGTTGTTAACAGAGAGGAACACTGGAAGGGACAGGAGACAAGGGGTCAATGGGAAGGGGGGCAGGACACGGGCGGAGAGCAGGCGGGACAGCCAAAGCTGGGCTGGAAGCTCCAtgcacagggcacagctccagcagcaacTGAGGTGTGGTGCCTGCTCAGAGGGGGCAGCGAGCACAGGTGGGACCAGGAGATGCCGTCTGTCCCAGACCTGCCCCTTCCAGCCAGCcgaggggcagcaggggctcGCCAAGGTGATGGCAAGGGCTCATCCCGCCGGGGCTGCCCGAGAACAGCCCTTGCGCAGCTGCAGGCGGAGCAGCCccgcggggacagcggggtggcagggacaggctgCTGCAAGAGGGGAGAGCACGGCGGGAGGCGAGGGGCAGCCTCGACTGGAGGACAGGGGCATTGCGGGAGCTGCGTCCCCACGGTCCCCTCACCCCACGCTCACCCCTGGGGCGCTCCTTGGCTTTGGCGGGTGTTGAGGtagggagcagctggaaggagctggcaTCCACATCGTCCTCCTCCAGGTCATTGAGGCTGTACACCTCCTCCAGGTCGATGTCCAGCTGCCTGAAGTCTTTGGTGAGCACCCCGGGCCGGGGCACCAGGATCCCACCCAGGttgggctgtgccagctgctgccagtggtGGAGTGTCACAGAGcctgggggggacacagccaggggGAACTCAGGTGAGGGTGTTGGACCCTCagagcacctgcagctctgcaccccctctgcccctcaccTTCCAGTGGCTTCACAATCTGCAGTTTGTCAGGTAAGTAGGTGAGGGAGCCGAGGGAGAagctggagccagcagtgaGCTCTGAGCCCCCCGAGTAATTGGTGCCAGTGGAGACGATGCTGCCCTCGGGGGTGAGGAAGCCACTGGAGCTCGCCCCATCTCTGAGCCGCCAGAGCTTGCGCTCCCGCTCGGCCTCGAAGAAGGAGCGCTCCTCGGAGACGTGGCTCTGCTGCCGCACCGACAGCCGCTGCACCGCCGCCTCCAGGTCCTgccgccccggggctgcccgggaGTCCTCGCTGGCCCCCTCGGCCCTGCTGGAGGGCACAGCGTTAGGCTGCCCGGGGCTGCAGTCCCACACTGCAcctcaggctgtgctgggccccagccaggccctgctctccctgccccgGGCTGGTTCCTGCTCCGGTGTGACCAGCAGCTCAccagcatcccagctcctgtgcAGGGGCAGCCGCTGTCCCACCCGGCCCCATTTCCCCTCCACCCTGGCACTCACCGGGCACCCTCCGAGCCGGAGCAGTTGGTGTGGGGGGTGCTGGCCCCCCCAGAGTGGGCAGCCGACAACTGCTTGGAGCCTGGAACGTGGTGGGGAGACTCAGAGCAAGACCTGGCTTTGGCTGTCTGGTTCACGGCCTTCACTGTCTCGAAGACGCGCTGGTAGCTCCTGTGGGCAGGAAGCGGGTGGGGGTGAGCCGGACCCTCGTCCCATGGCACAGCAAGAGCCACCGATAACAGCACTCACTTGTAGTCCGAGGAGGAGCTGTCTGTCCTCTTCCTCATCATCCCCTTGATCTCAGCAGCCAGAGAGTCCTGGGGACAGGGGTACGCAGTGTCAGTAGGGGGGAGAGCAGGGGCCCCCACCCTGCCGCCCGGACCCCGCGCTCACCACGGGCAGCAGACTGGCCGCGCTGTAGCGGCTGACGGTGCTGTTGGGCATGCTGCGGCTCCGCAAGCTCTTCACCTCCTCCTGGGCTTCCTGCAGCATCCCGCCGCACTCCGCGTACTTCTCCTGCAGATCCCGCAGCTGCGGGGACACGGGCACAGCCTGAGCACGGCCCCGGGGGTAGCGGGGCAGGACCTCCCACCAGGTCGGACACTCACGGCTTCCCCCGGGCTCACCTCCAtccggagctgctgctgcacctcctTCGCCGCGgtcaggtgctgctggagctcctccACCTCGGAGCCGTACTGCGGACAGGAGCGGCCAGGTCAGGGCGCTGTGCCCGCACCCCCTCCCCCCGGCACGGGCAGGGCACCCTCACCGTGCGacacttctgctgcagctccgcGACCTGCGCCAGGAGCTGGGTGATCTCCTCCTGCTGCCGTGCCGCGTCCTCCGCCCTGTGCGCCAGCTCCTCCGACAGGTGAACGACCTGCTGGCTCGCTTCGGCTGGGGGAGGGCCGGGGTCCGTCACCGCCAGGGCACGGGCCCCAACCCCAGCCCACgcagctgggcagtgcctgCCGGGCGGTGCCTGCAGACCCCCGAGCCCTACGTACAAAACTGCTCCACGCAGTCAAtcatcagctgctgctcctggtccTCGTACTGACAGGTCTCCGTGGCGATGTTGGTGGCCTGGGGGAGAGGGTTGGCGGGGCTGAGCATGACAGGCAGGACCTCCCGTCTCCCCCGGGGGCAGCTCGGGTCCCCCCATTGAGAGCAGGGCATAGGTGGGCACTGAGGGGCATCCGTCAGCTGGCTCTGCTCACCTCCATACGGAGCTTCTGgttctcctcctccaggcaCTTGAGTTTCTGCTGCAAGGTGTCGTACTGGAAGtactgctgcagggacagcgaGGACTCGTGCCTgtgcagcctggggacagcagggatggcACTGAGCACCCGCAGTGCGGGAGTGCGGGCAGGATGGGGCTGCCCACCCAGACCCCTGCCCattcccccagctcccaggcacCTGCAGCAACCAAGCTCTGTGGGGTTGGACCCACAGCCAccaagggagggaagggagtgTGGCCAGTGCTGCCCTAGGGATGGTGATGGCTCCTGCCCAACACCTCTGCACAACCCACAGGAATAGTTCTGCCCCAGGtgagtggcaggacaagggctCCCACTCACGGtgtggaggtggtggtggtgggctCGCTCTCCTCCGTTGTGGTGGTGTAGAAGTGGAGAAGGTCGTCCCGCATGGAGACCTCATGGCGCAGCTGCGCAATCTGGAGAGACAAGGTGCTTCAGGACACGGCCCAAGGGGACCACAGCTGCCCCCAGGGGGGCATGCAGGGGGCCAAGACCTGTGCCCAGGAACTGTTACCTCCTCTTTGGCcagttccagctgctcctccagcagctcattGCGCTCGGTCAGGCTCCGGTTCTGCTTCAACAGGGACTGCCCAATGCGTGCTGCTAACTCCAGGTCCCGCTCTTTCTGCAAGGGGCAGGTCTGCCTCAGCTGGGATTCATCCCTTCCCCAGTCCCTACCTACCCCTGTGTCGCCAGGGTCCCACCAGCCCTCACACAGGTGGGATCTTCAGCATACCTCATCCAGCAGGTTGGTGACAGCATCGATGTCGTGGTAAGTCTTCGTGATCCTGACCACCCGCTCAGCGCACAGGACTGGGGGAGAGGGCCAGAAGGTGAACTCCCACACTGCTCAGCACTGTCCCCccaaggctgctccaggctggtcTCCAAAATGGACCTTTTCTCTGCTGGGCGTCACCTCGCGCAGGCAGAGGCGGGCAGGGATCCCCACAGCCGTGACATCACCATGGGAAATGAGGGGCTCACACCCAACCCTGCCTGCACCTTGGGGTGGCAAGAAAAATGCTGGGCCCCCTCGCTGCCCCCATGACCTCAGCACAGGCACAGtgccagccccactgcaggACTCACAGGCAGAaaggagggatggggaagggcagcagcagagacaggatCGGAGGTGACATCTCCAGCAGAAAGCAGGCTGGAGCTCCAGTATAAATAGCTGTGGGTGGCACCGTGCCGAGCCGGGCTCACAGGCGGCGTCCCCTCCAATCTGTCCCTAGCCCCCTCCCCCAGATCCCCCCCGAGAAGCCAGCCCTGCCCTAGTTTCTCTCTGGGGGAGGGGATGCTGCAGCCCGCACCCACCCGATGCCCCTCCAGCTGCACAACACAACGATCCACAAAGCaacagaggcagaggcagctgcgGACAGGACGCTGCAGGAACGGGCAGCTGCCCACCACGCCAACACCACCGCGTCAGGCCGGGCCCCAGCTacagctctgcctccccccGCTGCTCTCTGGGCCTCTGGCAGGCAAAGGAGGTGCAAGGATGGAGACGTCGGTCCCCGCGGTACGGATCCTGCCAACTGCGCCCgcaggagctgccaggcagcGCCGGGCACGCACCCAGACGGCGGCGCTGGAGCCGTGCGGTGCGAGGGAGCCGCGAGCAGGCGCAAAGCCCCGAGCCCTGCCCGCACCCCAGAGCCTGCTTACAGCCCGGGACCTGCTGTACCCCGCACCCTGCCCACACCACACAGCACTCACGATGCTCTTTCTGATGCTCTGCTGCCCCGAGGAtgtgtgcctcagtttcccctggcAGAGCAGCGCTGGCTGTGCTCAGGGCCCCCCACCCGCGTCCCCAGTCACAGCCACCCCCCAGTCGTGCATACGAAGTGGGTTAACGGGGAAGCTCAGCCACACAAATCCCATTAGGCCTCCCCAGCTGGGGTTGTGTAATGGTGAGTGTGTTGTCATGGCAATGCCCCCACTCGCCACCCCGGTCCCGTCCACTCCTCACTGCCCCGGGTGCTCCCCCACACCCCAGAAGGCACGTACCCCAAACACGTCCATGGGAAAAAGAACCAATCCCAGCCTCAcccccctccctgcaccccgACAGGACCCGCTCTCCGCGGGGGTCCCCAACTGCACCTCGTCAGGCCCCTGAGCCATTAATTGGAAATAATTAGAGCATGAGCATCGTTACGGTTGGAGCGAGCGGCTGGCCCTGGGAGACGAGCCTGCAGCGCTGGCAAACATGTAAACATCCATCTGCGGGCCCGATCCGGCGGTGCGGGAGGGGAGGACCCCATTCCCACGGGGGGAGGGACGCCCTTCCCCACGGGCACACGCAGACCTGGCAGGGCCCCTCGCCCCGTCCCTCCGTCCTCTCCCCCCCACTCCCGGTGGGGGGACAGGTTCCCTTAGGGTCGGGGTGATCCTGGGGGTCCCCAAGGGACCGGGCGGCGGCAACCCCGGGCCAGAGAGCGGCGAGGGAGACCGGGGTTGCGGGAACGTACAGGTGGGAAACAGACGGCACCTGCCGAGGGAAGACCCTGCCCTGACCGCTCCGGaccagccccggccccggcgaGACCCCGGCCCTGACCGCTCCGGACCAGCCCGggggagcccagcactgctgcagccgCATCCCGATCCCCATCCCCGGGGCGGGACCACCCGGGCCGCCCTCAccttcctccagctccctggCGATGGGgtccgcgccgccgccgcgctccgcGTTCCCGTTCAACTCATCGTAGGCGGCGGGGCTGCTCCAGATCTCCATCGTGCCGAGCCCACCCAGCcgtgcccagcccagccccgccgaGCGGAGCCGCTACGGCCGTTCCCTCCCCTATTTATAGGATCGCCCCGTCCCCGCGCACCTGCCCGGCGCATCCCCCAGCGGCGaggccggggctggggccgggacGGGGGCGGGGTCGGacgggagcggagcgggggaGATGCGGGGATCGGGGGATGCCAGAGGCTGTCCAGGAGTGCCCGTTCCCCCCTCTTTCCCGGGTCGCCCCAGGGACACGGTCCCCATCAGGCACCCTAGGACCAGGCTCCTTATTGGGGCATGCACCAGGACAATTCTGCTCAGCCCAGGGGGGCTGGTGCAGGTGGGCTCTGTGTCCCACCTCTTCTCCCAACTCACAGCCCGGGGAGTCTGGGCACACGGGCCCCCATGGGTGGTGATGACtgctgaggggacactgggggtccctgagcagcagctctgcagggttCATGCTATGGGTCTTGCACAGCCAGCGGCTTCTGACCCTtgggaaggacagggagaggtttTGAGCCCTTCACACAAAGTCATGACCGTGGAGGGCTGGGGTCCCTGTGAGGGTCAGGGTACATTTTTctggccagccctgctctgccaccccAGGCCTGGTCCCCCCATCATCACCCACATCACAAACCCTGCACCTGCAGTACCAGTGCTGGGACCTGCCAGGTCCCTGAACAGGGAAAGGGTTTTTCCATCCCACTCCAGTCTTTCCATTCACCACCCCTGGCTCAAAGCATGGGCTGGCATGAGCCTGGTCCCCTCCATGCCCCACTCAGGATGCCCCACACTCCCTGGCTGGGACCCTCTTGTCCCCGCAGCCACACTgatgcagaagcagcacagtaGCAGGAAAACTGAATAAATCATGGTGCTGAATTATGGAGGAGCTGGCAGGCACGTAGCACAAGCCACGTGGGTATGATGCTGGTAATGCCAGCATACTCCATCCTCATCACCTGCCCCAATGCCCTTCCTTGTTAGCACCCAAATAATCCGTGAATGGGTGCAGCTGAAGCTGCCTCTCACcatcccacatctttgcctccTTGACCCCTACCTATTGAGATCCTGACCCCAACCACATCCTGCTGTAACCACCAGCCCCCTCCGGAGTGGGGACTGGAGCAGGTGCCCTCAgtcccagcctctccctcctcctggtACTGGTGCTTCCCCTGGTGAAGTCTGGGATACAGCCAGCACCACCAGCTGGGCACCCACCCTCCAGGGACCCCAAGGACTCAAGCATGCGTCTCAGCAtggacaggcaggagctgcttcttCGTAATCCCCTGCCCCAGGATTTGCTCCTCTGGGCAGGTTCCCTATGCCTGCACAAGCAGATTACAGGGGGCTATTTCTGACGGCAGCTTAAAGGTTTTGGTAAAGGAATGACGCCATGGgccccctctgcagcagcacatgcCAGGGGCACTGGAGGCCTGGGTATCTGTGACCTGCAGGAGTCTGGGACTGAGAACCACTGGCCCCATGGAGCAGGGATAGGGTGCTGGGCTCCTGTGGTGGTGTGTGCTCCCTACCCTATGGCACAGAGACAGGGTTTGGGGCTCAATCCCTTGTACTGTCACTGCAGGGGGCAGTGCTAATGGTGGGGGCACACCTCACCACCTGCTGAGCAGAGAGGGGAGCAGCCAGAAGGGGAAGGCTGCAAGCACAAGCAGGGCATGCTGAGAAttcacccccagcccagcctggcgTGAGCAGGTGGGTGGAGGCCTCAGCCCCATCTGTCTCCCACTGCCCCACATCCAtcccccagccctctgctctgATCCTGTCCCCATCACACGCATGGCAGAGgcagaaacaaagcagaaataatcCGTCTGTGCCCCCCGCTGAACCCCAGCCTCACGCCAGGAATGGGCCACGTCACAGTGCCATGGGCATTGCCCCTGCCTGGCcatgggggctgcaggggtctTCCCCTGGGAtccccacagctctgggggCTTTGCTGGCAGCCGGGGCCCCAAGCCCCGCTCCAGGCTGTCATGtctgagggagcagcagccctgggattCCCTGGCTTTCACCTTCTGCCAACCCAACCAGTGTCCCACCCCTGTGAGCCAGAGCAcagtgcagaggagcagggacatgCAGGGGGTCCCGAGAAATGATGGGGGCTCTCTCCCAGCATCTGGCTCGGCTCAGCGGAAGCTGCTCCCAGAATTAGCCCGGGATGTTCTGGGTGAGGAAATCCAGCCCGTCAATCTCATTAGCAGCGATTAGCTCCCAGGCTGTCCTCGCCGTCATGACCCTGCGCAGACGCTGGGCCTGTGCCCACCACCCTCACCAACCCCGCCGCCCTCGCAGCCCACGGGCACTCACGGAAGTACTGCAGGGTCTCCTCTATCTgctggggggtgaggggggctATGGGCTgtggggggccgggggggaCTTGCAACCAGTCGCTGTGGTCGTAGCCGAAGACGGTGTCAGCCCGCAGCGTGTAGCGGGGCAGCTGCTCGCCCAGCAGGCTGATAATCTCCACCTCGGGGACATCCTCGCTGCACAGCTCtagggacagagggacacggtGTCAGCCCGGGGTGAGGGGCATATGGGGGGAGTGGGCTGCACGGGGGGTTGTGGCAGGTGGGCACATCCTGCACCCCCCAGCCCACTCTGTCCCCTCCGGATTTGGGACTGGTGCCACCAGCTGGGTCTGTCCCCAGAGCCACTCGTGTGGAGACTGGGGGGTCCCCCGCAGGGTGGCACTCAGGGACCcttgccccagctctgccctgctcccccctCATCGCCGCGCTGTCTGCGGGCAGGGTCCTGCTGCCATCTCCTGGCCACGCTCTGCCCGGCCGAGCGGCGCTGGGGACAGCGGGCGTGGGATGCAGCGTGGGGTGAAGGATGCCGGGACAGTGGTTCATCTCCGGCCACAGAATGGGGACAGGATGAAGGAACAGCCCAAAGCAGACCCAGCTCCTCACCCCGCTCGCCCCGGTTCCCCCAGGCGACCCACTGGCACCCCCGGCTCTACCCACCGGTGATGGTCGCAGCATCACGGTGTGTGCCCGTGTCTGACCCGTGGGACACCGGGTTGGTGTGGGGACAGGCAGCGACAGGTGAGtccgggctgggctggaggtggcaggCGGGTGGGCTCTGGCTGGGGAGGGTCTCTCGTGGGACCGGGGTGTCCAGTTTGGCTGGCGTTACGTGGGGGCCTGGCTGCCATGGGGAGAGGCACCGTCCGCCCTGGCTCCCTGGAGCTGCGCTG
Encoded here:
- the LOC116435366 gene encoding uncharacterized protein LOC116435366 isoform X1, translating into MRTLLPSCWSSRRIWMMLLATCFSFQYPCKERGVGRDPYGSLCLDSDSRGIGDQPGERDGEDLGRRWKEWRRLGDPKGGTEGTVNWPWPEAECPGHPQRRLSMSPFGGCSSPASPALFSLSPAMKVMLCLGLLLALAVTTCQCRPAAAAPGTRGDPQQPPPSLVRRDWPQYLSQEQQHLLSQFLPHILTELNNNKAFVHEDKGIEALHDHYYPDWMDFGRRSAEDEAGAA
- the HAP1 gene encoding LOW QUALITY PROTEIN: huntingtin-associated protein 1 (The sequence of the model RefSeq protein was modified relative to this genomic sequence to represent the inferred CDS: inserted 1 base in 1 codon; deleted 2 bases in 2 codons) — encoded protein: MNPAELLLRDPQCPLSSHHHPWGPVCPDSPGCELGEEVGHRAHLHQPPWAEQNCPGACPNKEPGPRVPDGDRVPGATRERGGNGHSWTASGIPRSRISPAPLPSDPAPVPAPARPRRWGMRRAGARGRGDPINRGGNGRSGSAXAGLGWARLGGLGTMEIWSSPAAYDELNGNAERGGGADPIARELEEVLCAERVVRITKTYHDIDAVTNLLDEKERDLELAARIGQSLLKQNRSLTERNELLEEQLELAKEEIAQLRHEVSMRDDLLHFYTTTTEESEPTTTTSTPLHRHESSLSLQQYFQYDTLQQKLKCLEEENQKLRMEATNIATETCQYEDQEQQLMIDCVEQFSEASQQVVHLSEELAHRAEDAARQQEEITQLLAQVAELQQKCRTYGSEVEELQQHLTAAKEVQQQLRMELRDLQEKYAECGGMLQEAQEEVKSLRSRSMPNSTVSRYSAASLLPVDSLAAEIKGMMRKRTDSSSSDYKSYQRVFETVKAVNQTAKARSCSESPHHVPGSKQLSAAHSGGASTPHTNCSGSEGARRAEGASEDSRAAPGRQDLEAAVQRLSVRQQSHVSEERSFFEAERERKLWRLRDGASSSGFLTPEGSIVSTGTNYSGGSELTAGSSFSLGSLTYLPDKLQIVKPLEGSVTLHHWQQLAQPNLGGILVPRPGVLTKDFRQLDIDLEEVYSLNDLEEDDVDASSFQLLPTSTPAKAKERPRVFLSVNNLPQTPSTFTITTCHILHPTTALTTVTPSLYHAVVPSCGPFEGLSLGSPSPEQTPPTLALGPGPPSTPMGLFRLLLGRDSHLAPRTGSWLAPSLHSQDPQNSEPHPSPVPRGQDGPAPRSSIFSWNLVEKLQRLGLDKVVARGETSYTRPGLRGAQGSRK
- the LOC116435366 gene encoding gastrin/cholecystokinin-like peptide isoform X2 — protein: MKVMLCLGLLLALAVTTCQCRPAAAAPGTRGDPQQPPPSLVRRDWPQYLSQEQQHLLSQFLPHILTELNNNKAFVHEDKGIEALHDHYYPDWMDFGRRSAEDEAGAA